AAGATAAGCAACGGACAATAAAGACAGGAGCATACAGCCCCCAACTCTCCTCAACATAATTTAAATAGTAAAGTCTTTGCTAAAACTAATTTGCAACAAACAGGGAAATGGACATCAAACGATCGATTGTGCGATGAAGAACTAGTTGACATTTAAACTCTTTAGTTTAGAAACAAGAATTTTAGTTTAGAAACAAGAATTTAACTAGCTCCGCTCAGTTGGTCAAAGACCCATAAGCTTTAAAAATCAGGGCACAAAAAGGCCATATCTCAATTGTTAAAATCAGTAGTTAAGTAAAATCAAATGCTAGTCAGGATTACTAAACCTAAAGCCTAATTACTTAGGTTTACTTAGGTCGGGTTGTAAGCACCCATCTATTCCATCAATTAATGCCAGGTTAAGAATCTACCAAGGGATAGAGATTTCTACCTAGCTCAATAGGAGTAAGCCTGAATGAAACGATCGCAGATGGCTTCTAGAAAAGGTTACAGGCTGCCAGCAAATTTAATCGCAATAAAGCTAAACCTCGCAAAAGTTTATGTTTCGTTCGAATTAAGCACTCGAATCAAGCACAGGTTCAAGCTAACACTTGCACAACAATCTTTTCCATCCGGTTGCTCATTCTAGCAGAGCGACTACCAAATAAATGTGGGGAACATACCATTGATCATCAAGTGATCATCAAGATTTAGTTATCCCGATCGCCATTAACCATGATTAATTTCAATCCATCTTTAGCAAAAGCTAAATCTTGCTAATGGAACCTAAAAAGCACAATGGCGATTTAAATAATCGGGCAACATCGGGCAACAATGAAATTGCCACAAATTAATTATTCTTCTGGTAAATCAGTTTGCATACCCCGCATAATCCGCGATAGCTCGTTTTTCTCATCCACACTAATGCGTGAGGGTGAGCCACTTAATAAGCCCTCAAACCCGTGGAAAGAGTCCTTAATTTCCACCCCTTGATCATTAATCAAATACTCACGGATGCGGCGATCGTGATAGGAACCGCGCATCTTGAACACGTTTATTGCCCGTGACATTTGGCCACGAATTTCCACATATTGCAGCAGAATAATCGTATCGGTGATCGTGGAGATATGGGATTCAGTGATCGAATGCGAGCCCATAAATTGATCGGTGGTGTTGGTAAATAGACCGGTAATTTCTTCTTGTTTAATAAAGCCAGTCAAACCAATTACAAATTGACGAAAGCTATTATTACTAACGCCCCGCGCCATTGCTGAGAGGGAATCGATCGCCACCCGCGAGGGCTTGAATGTGTCGATCTCTGACTTAATCACCTGCAAATGATCTTCCAGGCCAGTGGATTCGGGATAAACACAAATGATTTTCAGCAGGCCACTGCTTTCATGCTCGTCAAATTTGGTGCCCCAGGAAGAAGCATTCCGAAATAGTTGGGCCCGCGATTCTTCATAGGCAAACAGGATCGTGCGCTCGCCATTTTGGCAGCCATTTTGCAAGAACTTACTTACTAGCAGCGTTTTACCGGTGCCGGTTGCGCCAGTAATTAAGATAATTGAATCTTTAAAATAGCCATTGCCACACATTTCATCGAGGGTTTTTACGCCAGACGAAACACGTACATTTGAGGATTTTTGGGTCAGGCGCATTGCCCCAAGCGGAAAGATATTAATCCCGTTTTGGGTCATGGTGAAGGGAAATTCCCCCTTCATGTGGGTAGTGCCGCGCATTTTTAAGATTTCTGCGGTGCGATGCCGCCGTTCTCCTTCTAGCACATTGCGCAAAATCACCACATTGTCAGAGACAAATTCCTCTACGCCAAACCTGGCGATCGACCCATATTCCTCGACCCGCTCCGTAGTCATCACCGTGGTTACGCCGAGGGATTTGAGCCGCGCCACCAACCGAAAAATCTCACGCCGGATCAGCCCCAATGAGTCATATTGCTGGAAGATTGCTGTAATTGA
The sequence above is a segment of the Pseudanabaena sp. PCC 7367 genome. Coding sequences within it:
- the kaiC gene encoding circadian clock protein KaiC gives rise to the protein MNPEARSESQSVGIEKLRTMIEGLDDITHGGLPKGRSTLVSGTSGTGKTLFAMQFLYNGIKHLDDHGIFVTFEESPADIIKNATSFEWNLAELIEQGRLFVLDASPDPEGQEIVGEFDLSALIERIQYAIIKYRAKRVSIDSITAIFQQYDSLGLIRREIFRLVARLKSLGVTTVMTTERVEEYGSIARFGVEEFVSDNVVILRNVLEGERRHRTAEILKMRGTTHMKGEFPFTMTQNGINIFPLGAMRLTQKSSNVRVSSGVKTLDEMCGNGYFKDSIILITGATGTGKTLLVSKFLQNGCQNGERTILFAYEESRAQLFRNASSWGTKFDEHESSGLLKIICVYPESTGLEDHLQVIKSEIDTFKPSRVAIDSLSAMARGVSNNSFRQFVIGLTGFIKQEEITGLFTNTTDQFMGSHSITESHISTITDTIILLQYVEIRGQMSRAINVFKMRGSYHDRRIREYLINDQGVEIKDSFHGFEGLLSGSPSRISVDEKNELSRIMRGMQTDLPEE